The genomic stretch TGGCTTCTGCGCCCAATCTCAGCCTGGAGGTCGATTGGCTAGGCCCCGTGTCCCGTACCGCAATCCTGCATGCAGGGCCAGGAGCGGCTGGTCAAGCTATGTTGAATTCGCTGTTCCCAAGGGCGCTGGGTGACAATCTCCCAGTCGTATGATGCGGCTAGTGGAGCTGTCAGCGTCTTGGTAGCTAAACATCTAAGTAGGCGTCCAGCCGCAGTCATAACCACCACGGATCGGCCCGATCATTGCGAATGGTTTGGCTGTTATTGTTTGAGTGCTCACTACACGCTTTTTGCGCCGACTCACATACTCCTCACACTCACAATGAAGAACCGGCTACTTCTTCTTTTCACGACGTTCGCGACACGGGCGCTGGCGGCGAGCCAGATTGCGCTGTTTACAGATGGTAATTGTCAAGATTCGCTACGCGGACTCGAAGGCCCGAATGGATATCCTAATGGTACCTGTACGGACTTGAGGCGCAGTGGGCCGTATGGGAGCTTTCAGGTGGTAGGATTAGACCCGGGTTGCACAGGTACGCGACAGACCCGTCTTTGTGAGACATGGAGAACTAGGGCTGACGTGCATGCGACAAAGTCACTATTTATGCGAAAGATACTACGACCGACCCGTGTTCTGGATACGCCCAAGAGATTCAGCCTGTCGAGTGTTTCAACTCGACTTTTGTATACTACAGTATTGACTTCTGCGATCCCAGTGGCGCTCAGTCACCATCTCCTAAACCAGCGCTGTCGCAAACTCCAACACCGACCCCGAACTCCTCGAAAATATCAACAGGCGCGATAGCGGGTGCCGCAGTTGGCGGGGTCATAGGGCTGGGTATCATACTGGGGCTAATACTGCTTTTCGTCATAAAGAGGCGGAGGTCGAGACGGATACAAGAGACTCCCGGGACTACGGAACGGATGAACAACGAACCAGTTGAGGTGCATGGAGGACATATGCAGGAACTAGGGCCGGGAACGGTGGCTTACAAACATCACGCTTTCGAAGTTGAGCAGCCACCTATCGAACTCGCAGCTAACGAGACGGGGCGAGATCACGCGCAGAGACTACACTAGCACTGAATAGGCTTGCTTTACAGGCTAATAACATTTTTGTGCGCTTTGTATTCATGTGAAGTCGAGATACACAGTATATGGAGTCTATACATGCTAATGTCCAAGTTGAAGGAGAAACCAAAGAAACAAAGTAAATGCAAAAACAAAGGACTCTTCCAACAATACCATCAGGCCAGCTGATTCGGATACCGCTTCCGATAGTGCTATGACACAACCCAATCCCCATCCTTATATACAACAAGCCCAACCAAAGCCAGCTTCGCCAGCAGAAAGCATACGCGAAACGGATACACCCCGCCCGCGTGGCTCTCCGCAGCATACGAACCCAGACATGTCTTACACCACTCGCCCCGCGTGGCACTAAGCGCAAGTTTAATGTCCTTGTTGCTCGACAAATTCAGTTGACGTCCATGCAACGAACCACAGTGTATGTGCGTCCATGGATGAACGATGGAAGCCTTGTCATCATACAAGGAGCTAAAGGACGCATCCTGGATCTGCGGCATTGTGCCGATGACTTCCAGTGACTCGCGCCAATTGCCGGTGATGAAGCCCACCCGCTTGAGGTATAGCGTCTCCAATGTGTCTGCGTGAAGACGTAGGAAAGCTACCCAATCGTCGTGCGGGAAAAAAACGTTGTAGATATCAAGGTGTCGTAGCTTAGCCTTGTTGCGCAGTCCGACTGATGGGGAAGGGAGGTCAAGAGAGAAGCCGTTTCCGTAAAAAGCCAGCTCTAGCACATTTGGCGTGGACGTCAGGAGGCGCTTTATCCAGTCTGGATTCGCGTTGTCCGTTAGGCTGATGGCGCGGACTTGGTTGGCAAAATGCTGGTTCCAAGCGGGCGAGGCGATATCGAAGAATGGTTTCTTCATTCCTGCTGGGGTATCTGTGCCCCAGAAGTCGAAGAGGAGATCCATCTTGTCATGGATATTGGCTTCTTCAAGGGTCTGCATGACGAGCTCGTAGACGCGATCGTAGCCTCGAGTGTGGGAGTGGAAGGGAATATCATCGTCGCCGAACAGCTGCTTTAGTGCGCAGGTGATTGCACGATTTGGGGACAAGTCTTCCTGGGGTACGGCGAACGCTGCCACTGTCTGTAGATTCTTGAGTACCTGAAAAACTTCGGTAAGAATTGTACGATCCATTCTTGATTGCTCAACGCTCAGTTGCAGATCCTTGTGCTGTTTGAACTGTTCTCCGCACACCGTCACCCGATGGACGTACTTGGCGAAAGCAGGATGATGACAAATTTTCAGGAGTGTTGTGAGACTAGTCGGGTGTAAGAAGACTGCGAGGTGCCGGAAAAAACGCTTTCCAAAGATATTGACCGTGTGGCCGTTCAGTGCGCGGCATACTCGGCGGATGTTGATGAGATCGGGATCCTCGAGGTGGACAGAGATATATTCCAGAAGTTCAGGCGGAAAGGAAAGGAGGGGAAATGGTGCCTCCAATTCTTGGGAGATAAGAGTGTTGTCCATGGTGGAAATCGAGACTGTTTGATCTTATTCAAGGTTGTGGCTGTGTTATACAGTCAGGTGGAGTGGGATAATAATTGGAGGATAGAAGGCCGTGATTAAATGTATGTGGTCCTAACCACAGATTTGTGCCAAGAGTGCCCGATTATGTGTGTACACACGTGGGGTGAACCATGGTCGATGAAGCACGTACTTTAGCGTTCACCAGGACGTAAGGATTACAACGACTACATGCCCACTTTGATCGTAGAGTAAAAACTTTCAAGTGCAAAATTTCCACAAACCATAGCTGCCGAAAAGACTCTAGGACACCCAAATCCTCATCCCTGAAAATCCGACGTCCGTCTTCCTTCAAACTCACGATTGGTTGCCAGGGGTCAATATAATCACTCCCATCTAGACGTCTACAGATGGCCACGATTGACTCCATCGTCAGATTAAGTAAGCGAAAGTTTTGACAATACACAGAGCCTTTCATGGACAGTAGGGGTTTCCTGAAAATACTAACTGTTGCGGTATTGAGGTAGTTGGGAAGGTTTGTAGAAAGAGGAGATACTGATTTGCGAGCTGCTGCTGTGTATAACAAAAAAAACATTTATAGTTTGGAAAGTGGTGAGGTATAGTAAAAGTGAAAAAGCTGGGTAGAGCTCTCGTCCAAATCATGTTATCGATGGTTCTCCAGTTTGGTGCGCTAAAGATGGGTACTGTGGTACTGTGATATAAAAACTTCGCGCGCACACGAAAGAATTCATCCCCTCACCTGGAAATTGGTGTACTGGACTGCTTATAACATTAACGAAGGTAAAGATATTACAAACACGCCTGTTTCCTTGAACAATCGCTGACTGAATTGTTGAACATCAGCACCGGCGAAAACGAACGTCCTAGAGTATACCTAAGTGGAGCATCAACAGGAATACAGAGTGCGATCCATGATTGATTAGACATAAGTCTGTCCTGGTCTATATAATGTGTAAAGCAGTGGCCCCCAAGTGCAAATCGTATCTGCTAGATAACCCAAACAAGTATccaaatacaacaacctcATCCATATAACTCCTTATACTATATCTATCAACCCAATATCCTAAAGACGCCTCATAAACTTCCAAACCCCATTTGATATGCAAGTGATTCACTTTGCGTGAATGCAAGTAGCAGAAACTCCTAGGCAATAGTGCCGATAAGTTGAACCTTTGCGCCGGAAAATAGACTTGTGATGTGTCTCATAGcatctttcttttcttcgGTTGGAACATGCTGTATGGTTCTCTCTTCCTCTTGGGTGGTGGGGCGACTCCGGACGGACCAGTTGATGCTACCGGCTTAGGCGCGTTGAACTGCTGACCTGCTGGAAGCGACGTTCTTGTCGGGGGTGCTGGCCTCTGTTTGATGCGGGCCTGGGCCGCCGATGCCGATGCCGATGGTTGTTGCTCAGGCTTCTTAGCCACTGGTGCTGCTTGTTCGCGCGGAGCCTTGGTCTCTTCCATCCGAACCATGCGTGCCGGAGCTTGCCTGACGGTAGTCTTTCTCTGGGCGAGAATGTGTGCGGGTATATGGGAGGCCTTGGGGCGTTCACGTCCACGGTCAAACATGCCTCGCTTCAGTTTGTCGAAAGCGACCTTGCCCGTCTTTACAGGCGCACCAGAAGGCACGCCCCAAGGAGTGGATGTGCGCCCAGTGAAGACACGGCTAGCGCCTGCACCATATGCCATCCGACTATCCACGATCATCGTCTTGTTCTGAGCGCGATCGTTCTGCAACGCCTTCATCTTCTGTTTCAGAGCCACCTCGTCGGCATGTTTTTCAATCTCCGCATCCCTCTTAAGTTTGCGATAGACCTTTCCCCAGTTATTCGGATCTTTGGGCTCATGAGGCTTCTTGCTCCAATCTGGTATGTCTCGCTTGATGAAGCGAAGCCAGATCTCGCCCGTCTCGCCAAGTATTTGTGGGCATTTCGTCTCAAGCTCCGCGAGCTGATCTGGGTTTTGTATGAATCTGAGGACAGGTGGACCGAGGAAAGAGTAGGGCAAGTCGCCAATATCGCGGACAAGGTCGATGTTCTTAATGAGCCGCTGACGAGCCAGCTCGTAGAGGCTTTGAACCGGCATGGTTGGTATGACGGTAGTGTTGCGGACGGTGGATTTTAGATGGTAAGAGTATAGGAGAAGGGTGGTATGTTTGCGAGGAGGTTGCGCGAGTGTCTACTGGTTGTTAAAGGTCGTGGATGGGGATGTGGTCGTATGTGATAGGAAGTTTAGGACCGCAACGCCGGGAACCGTGGATGGGGCTGAAGCCCACAGAATTTACAACATGATGATGTAAGCCTATTCTTTGTTTGGAAAAGTTCTTTACGCAACAGCGCTCGTTAAGCGAAAGACAACAAAGGTGAGAGGAGGGGATGCGAATGTGGAAGCGAATGTGATTGACGTCTGAGTATGGGCCACGAGGCTAGTGAAGACCCCTGCCAAACGCGGCGATCACTATTGAACTTCACCACCGCGCCTTGGAAGACAGCGGAAAACGTCGACAAACGTCGACAAACGTCACAACTAAACACCATTCCCAACCCTGTCGCCACACCAAGACACAATGGCGATTAAAGATTGGGGTTTACTGTCGCAAACAGATGAAGGTAAAGCTAGCCGTAGCCCGTCTCGAAGCTCATCCTCACACCAACAGATGCGCTTCACAATGTTTCGCGACTCCTTGCCGTCGAGGCCCGTCCGTACACGAACGCCGCTGGTCGCCTACTGAAGCCCGAATTCTTCGAGGATGCGCGCCCGAAACAACTGCCCTCTCCACCGCCAGATGCTTCAGCCGCCGAGGAGGAGGCCGCAGCGATAGTAGTTGAGCGTGAACAGCAGGTACACAACATCGAGATATGGCGCAAAGACATTATGAACGAGCTGTCGCTTCTCGACTTTGCCATTCTCCGCGCCGAATTCACTACGAAAAGCAACCACACGGAGCGCGAGCGATACGCTGTAGACAAAACAGCTATTGAAGCCAAGCAGGAGCACGTCCGAAAGACCATAGAAGATCTGCGCGTGCGCCTAGTCGAGGCCAAGGAGACGCTTGCCGTGCGCAAGAAGTACGATGAGCTGACGGAGAAGATCACTAGCAGCAAGATGCTGAAGCCTCGGGATGAGCAAGCACTAGCTCACGTTAAGCTGGACCAGGAGATTTCGGAACTCGAGCATGAAGTACAGTCAGCAAAGGATACGTGGAGTGACCGACGCACCCAGTTTGGACGTATTGAAGAGGAGGCACGGGGGATGCTGCGCATGATCAAAGACGAGAAGGAGGAGGCCGAGCGCAAAGAGGGCATGATGAAGGATGATGACGGCGAGGGTGAGGGCAGCACTTCGAGAGGAGACATTAGCCACGCTGGTACGCCGCGACCTGATGGTGGCATGACGCCCGGGCATGCCAGTCAGAGTGGAGAGGCATCGTCGCTGCGAGTCCCGCCACATGATCGCCTAAGGCCTCTGTCGCGCGAAGTAAGCGTCGTGCGGTCGCCTGCCAGATCTAATGTTGTTGATGACACGGAAATGGCCGATTCAGGAGCGAACTCTGGGGATGCTCATGCGGACTACTCTTCCGGCCTAGAAGAGGGCGAGGATTTGGAGGACGGTGAGGAGGATGGCGAAGAGCCTTCGATTGATATGGACGAGTCGTGATCATTCGGGGCGAATCGGTCATGTTGACGATTTTATTTGCATAGCGCGGTGTTCAGGGTATCAATTCTTCTTGTCTTCTGTAGTGTCTGAAACCATCCCCATAACCTTCAAAAACTAAGATGCCTCGTTCATGGCCGCCTTACCCTGGGCAATGGCTTCCTTTGCCTTTGTAACCTCTTCCTCTGGCGCCTCACCACCGTTGCCTTCCTATGTTATGGTTAGCACAGCTACAACCAATCTCCACATCTCTTGACTTACAAGCTCCTCTTCCAGCCTCTCGATCGCCTGCTCAATCTTGGTCTTCATGCCAGGCAGCACGTTCTTGGTCTCCTGGAGTGCTTGACGCTACCGGGGGTCAATGTATGCTCCACAATAGTGACATGACAATTTGTCAACACATACCTCCTGTTTCAACGTGTACTCGGCGTTTTCATCACCCTCGCTGGTCTCTGCCTTCTTGATGCGCGCTTCCTGTTGCTCAATCTCCTTGTGATAGCTCTTTTCCTCCTTGACCAAGCGGGTCACGACGCCGGTTGCTATCTTGAGTTTGGAGGGAGGTGCCATGGTGAGTTAACTGTTGATATCTGGAATCTTGATGTAGTTGCTTCTGAGACTGGTGGCAGGAACAAAGACTGTGCACTTTGGAACGTCAAGCTACGGTGCTGCCTGTAGGTAGGTCACTGCCTTGAAGGTAAACATTTGTTAGATAGCGGGGCTAGCTACTGCCCCACCACTAGAAACTCGTTGGCAGCATTGTCATCATATGCACTGTCAGACCATTGCAATATTACAGTAGGAATGAAACCTCGCCTTAGTCTCTAATCTAATCCCCATGCTAGAGGAGACGCTTCACTGTGCCCTCAGCTGCACACCCAATTGTAATGCCAAGACCACTTAATCGTCCACTTGTAGACTAGGCCAGAACGCGTCCCACGCGTCGAAAGGAGCAGGCGCGATAAACCCACCTTCCCTGGCAACCCCCTCACAACATCAACACATGCATGATTGCTACCGTATAACGCACCGCAACAATGTCGTCACCTGAGAAGCGCCGCTCTCAGCGCACTTCGGCCTCGGCAACCCCGCGACGGAGTGGCCGTGGCCAAAATTCTCAGTTACCGCCCAGTAGCCCACCGCCAGTTGGCCCAGACGAGCAATTACAGTCTGAAGCCACGCAAGCCTCACAGCGCGGGTCTCAAGCAACTCCTAGAAATACCAGATTTCAGTCTGCATCTACACAATCCCCTCTGTTCTTCCGTTCCTCGCCTGCCAACCCATCGGGACAAGGGGCCGAGAATGGCGCAGATGAGAGCGATGGCGGAGCGACACCAAAGGCTTCTGCCATGACGATTGGGGGTATGCACAAGTTTATTCTAGACATTGAGAACCATAATAACGAGTATAGACTCCTCGCCTATCCATTACGCTTCCAGTTCCAGTCCTGGCCGAGCCCGCAATGCCCAAAACAACATCCCTggaagcagcagcagcgctCTCTTTGTGCGAGGTTCAGAGTCTGCAGCACGAAGTCGCCGTAACGATATTCATTCCGATGTCTTTGGTACCAGCTCTACGAACCGCCGCCGCAGGTTGTTTGTCGACGAGAACGGCATGGCTGTTCAGGAGGCATCGGATGCCGCAACCTTTTCGAACGCCAATCCGGACACTTCAGACGCCGATGTTCTAGGCGGGAATTCCTCGCGAGTCATTTGGGGTACCAACGTATCTCTCGTAGATGCAAGGCATGCGATGCGAGACTTCCTGATGAACTTCCAAAGGAAATACCGCATGATCCAGGATGGAGAGATAGAAGAAGGCACAAGCTTTCCTCCGAACCACCCGGCCCTGAACCGCGAGTATGTTGACATTATGAAGATGATGCTCGAGCTTGGTGTTACGCCATTGAACCTCGATGCTCGTAACTTGAAATCATACCCGCCAACCAGGAAGCTTTGGCACCAGCTTCAAGCGTACCCCAACGAAATCATTCCCATCATGGATGTTGCAATAAAGGATAATATGCTCGAGCTGGCTGAGAAGCGCATGGCAGAGATGCGAACTCAACTCACGCAAGCGCAACGCACTGCGCAACCAAGAGCTCGCGACTCAAGCTCTCTGCCACCTATGCTGAGCTCTGATGCTCCTACCCCGGGTGGCCCATCGCCTGCTCCGTTCGCAGAAATCCCGAACTTGGTCAGTGAGGTAGATCAGAAGACCTACAACGTTAGGCCGTTCGGTCTCGATCATACGATCAACCTGCGCGAGCTGAACCCTGGTGATATGGACAAGCTCGTCAGTGTGAAGGGTCTAGTCATTAGGACTACGCCCATCATTCCGGATATGAAGGACGGTAAGTTGCTCAAACAGCTCTTTTATGGGCTCTGCTGACTTGACTAGCCTTTTTCCGCTGCTCTGTATGCAACCATAGCGTCAGAGTGGACATTGACCGTGGCAAGATCACCGAGCCTACCAAATGCCCGCGTGCTGTTTGCGACTCGCCCAACTCAATGCAGATTGTGCACAATCGCTCTGGGTTCGCCAACAAGCAGGTTATCAAGCTGCAGGAGACACCTGACGACATGCCCGACGGGCAAACACCACATTCCGTATCGCTCTGCGCATATGACGAGCTTGTGGATGTTTGCAAAGCTGGTGACCGAGTAGAGATTACTGGTATCTTCAAGTGCAATCAGGTCCGCATCAACCCGCGTCAGCGATCAGTCAAGAATATCTTCAAGACATACGTAGATGCCCTACACATCCAGAAAGTCGACAAGAAGCGACTAGGTATCGATGTGTCGACCATTGAAGAAGAGCTTGCGGAGCATGCAGCGGGCGACCTAGAAGAAACTCGCAAGGTCTccgaggaagaagaggcgAAGATCAAGGCTACCGGCGCCCGTCCGGATGTCTACGAGCTTCTTTCGCGTTCGCTTGCACCCAGTATCTACGAGATGGAAGATGTCAAGAAGGGTATTCTACTCCAGCTGTTTGGCGGCACAAACAAGCAGTTTGAGAAGGGCGGTAGTCCGAAATACCGAGGAGACATCAACGTTCTCCTCTGTGGTGATCCCTCGACCGCCAAGTCCCAGATTCTACAATACGTACACAGAATTGCACCACGTGGTGTGTACACCTCTGGAAAGGGTTCCTCCGCTGTTGGTCTGACTGCATACGTCACACGCGACCCCGAAACCCGACAGCTAGTGCTCGAGTCTGGAGCTCTTGTATTGTCTGACGGTGGTGTGTGCTGTATTGATGAGTTCGACAAAATGTCAGAAGCTACGCGATCCGTCCTTCACGAAGTGATGGAGCAGCAGACTGTCTCCATCGCCAAAGCTGGCATTATCACCACCCTCAACGCGCGTACCTCGATTCTTGCGTCTGCCAATCCCATTGGATCAAAGTacaacgtcaacctcccgGTTCCACAAAATATCGACCTGCCACCTACACTACTCTCGCGTTTCGATCTAGTCTACCTTGTCCTGGATCGTATCGATGAACAGAACGAC from Pyrenophora tritici-repentis strain M4 chromosome 1, whole genome shotgun sequence encodes the following:
- a CDS encoding Elongin-A domain containing protein, giving the protein MPVQSLYELARQRLIKNIDLVRDIGDLPYSFLGPPVLRFIQNPDQLAELETKCPQILGETGEIWLRFIKRDIPDWSKKPHEPKDPNNWGKVYRKLKRDAEIEKHADEVALKQKMKALQNDRAQNKTMIVDSRMAYGAGASRVFTGRTSTPWGVPSGAPVKTGKVAFDKLKRGMFDRGRERPKASHIPAHILAQRKTTVRQAPARMVRMEETKAPREQAAPVAKKPEQQPSASASAAQARIKQRPAPPTRTSLPAGQQFNAPKPVASTGPSGVAPPPKRKREPYSMFQPKKRKML
- a CDS encoding tubulin-specific chaperone Rbl2 encodes the protein MAPPSKLKIATGVVTRLVKEEKSYHKEIEQQEARIKKAETSEGDENAEYTLKQERQALQETKNVLPGMKTKIEQAIERLEEELEGNGGEAPEEEVTKAKEAIAQGKAAMNEAS
- a CDS encoding MCM2, ATPase involved in replication control, Cdc46-Mcm family, with the translated sequence MSSPEKRRSQRTSASATPRRSGRGQNSQLPPSSPPPVGPDEQLQSEATQASQRGSQATPRNTRFQSASTQSPLFFRSSPANPSGQGAENGADESDGGATPKASAMTIGDSSPIHYASSSSPGRARNAQNNIPGSSSSALFVRGSESAARSRRNDIHSDVFGTSSTNRRRRLFVDENGMAVQEASDAATFSNANPDTSDADVLGGNSSRVIWGTNVSLVDARHAMRDFLMNFQRKYRMIQDGEIEEGTSFPPNHPALNREYVDIMKMMLELGVTPLNLDARNLKSYPPTRKLWHQLQAYPNEIIPIMDVAIKDNMLELAEKRMAEMRTQLTQAQRTAQPRARDSSSLPPMLSSDAPTPGGPSPAPFAEIPNLVSEVDQKTYNVRPFGLDHTINLRELNPGDMDKLVSVKGLVIRTTPIIPDMKDAFFRCSVCNHSVRVDIDRGKITEPTKCPRAVCDSPNSMQIVHNRSGFANKQVIKLQETPDDMPDGQTPHSVSLCAYDELVDVCKAGDRVEITGIFKCNQVRINPRQRSVKNIFKTYVDALHIQKVDKKRLGIDVSTIEEELAEHAAGDLEETRKVSEEEEAKIKATGARPDVYELLSRSLAPSIYEMEDVKKGILLQLFGGTNKQFEKGGSPKYRGDINVLLCGDPSTAKSQILQYVHRIAPRGVYTSGKGSSAVGLTAYVTRDPETRQLVLESGALVLSDGGVCCIDEFDKMSEATRSVLHEVMEQQTVSIAKAGIITTLNARTSILASANPIGSKYNVNLPVPQNIDLPPTLLSRFDLVYLVLDRIDEQNDRRMARHLVGMYLEDTPENASKSEVMPIEFLTAYISYARTNIHPKITEPASKALVDAYVAMRSLGADIRSQERRITATTRQLESMIRLAEAHAKMRLSEEVTADDVNEAVRLIKSALKQAATDARTGLIDMSLLTEGTSTSDRRRKEDLKRAVLASLDELGSAGQSVRTNDLIKKVREGASEQVENQEFLEVLRSAELEGAVQITGEGMRRMVKRVVGTF
- a CDS encoding THOC7 multi-domain protein, encoding MAIKDWGLLSQTDEDALHNVSRLLAVEARPYTNAAGRLLKPEFFEDARPKQLPSPPPDASAAEEEAAAIVVEREQQVHNIEIWRKDIMNELSLLDFAILRAEFTTKSNHTERERYAVDKTAIEAKQEHVRKTIEDLRVRLVEAKETLAVRKKYDELTEKITSSKMLKPRDEQALAHVKLDQEISELEHEVQSAKDTWSDRRTQFGRIEEEARGMLRMIKDEKEEAERKEGMMKDDDGEGEGSTSRGDISHAGTPRPDGGMTPGHASQSGEASSLRVPPHDRLRPLSREVSVVRSPARSNVVDDTEMADSGANSGDAHADYSSGLEEGEDLEDGEEDGEEPSIDMDES